In a single window of the Drosophila albomicans strain 15112-1751.03 chromosome 3, ASM965048v2, whole genome shotgun sequence genome:
- the LOC117572399 gene encoding uncharacterized protein LOC117572399 — translation MDAATTATQALATVAATQIAPRSLDQQEEPVVGSPNHSHYSNLTNSSNSSSNASSPSVASDTSHSSSSSSSAPQYSEDLRRQQRQRVSHSGSGSGSAKTCELDVGAEERDTFSPVSSPECNGAAVAALVTAGTSRGRERERERDNKSYECKLKPPSKEEKQRQNEEIVCMETSTVSTETGSWESVYPNALPAPSQAPLEGITASCLLREFEKRGAEQLSTSGHSACFIDASSLRDEDEVLSFPSLDGQQANEPEPPDDEADADADDDEADVKPESEMELEQFHKAFAKCKAPPRSSQSNCSSDVDDEPQPDSNSATHNLSDEEKLWKREQQLPASGGVTDATEASSVSLPADADSSDSSLSARRRRVAPTVQATAPMAVPYHFQHNAQQFSVHPLASSPKFASHHAPDLSYTTDYSSSSPGHSIVWSSEQQPQSQPRQQQHTAAPLPSLATETPHNSMVHVLDGHQVGSNNSSIHRDYTLSSSLSHHRDSGAYCSDATDSPLPLPRTPKRCSKFDEANPIVSGGASIEDFRQKHCDSPSLKRRTADCPIVSGGFVSLDFAATRPQDDDEDDDEEAQEDAELAGVELRVKSSAQQLRKPLPGIASWVVDMSDCRPERRKSSSSTSSLEAATSTPARFRERSDSNSSHKSGCGFYVSLDDMDRKPKPSQTQPQQPQQSLSKSYTAPKAANFFVNLSQSDYQAKEQQQQQPPPEAKPEQANGQENDKKNNIFSMFIDFSEPPKARAQNGRKEPFNLAQRLSSSLSVAQRRGDDVMKSSASSTETLMAKSGSQLQQQLQQLPLKEESKSLDYRCNLEQQPLTVAALRRMQEPSKRHSWGSNNSSKDSAPTNDCKRSISFSTNGGDQSGAGLMSIIDKLPIISKASSLSVDSSLSPYDDYSGASNAGALSSCSDEEQQQAARLKKRRRDAQLNETYDKSSSVASALTEGVLSKDMSPASNTDTDDLTFQQDEQLALREVQQQQQLATTTLPLQLSSSSNRTSIMETIIEAKETASPKKQPNTTAATNGHTMETLHATIEKQKQLLETVNEHAEQPSSFVKLSDMDKPAAKHELQSPDAMSKSAGNNQRSNSQRFYRDQQEQHRGGVARPHSWAMTRSTGGGNNGGNNIQQFASSVDNLRSLSRLFPNFSKEFSNSLPGDMTLDNGQQQQQQQLDYIQTDLSADSSLASSFSRSGMDESSLSCRQPRRLGEDLLKMFLQEIATDMLVEVHGRRIRAHKCILRSRCQYFAAMLAGHGSQSVVSLQGYSYAAVHFALCHIYSGASHPPDGISLMELAALADLLGLEGLKEVTSHALKTNYCHNFHKPCSGCIDGILQVLPVALNHALDDLYRKCLRWTCRHYLKVWPTRQFAQLPPDILGRCRQQIVAYLTSESVLDTVLDCDHLLAQLSAYRWGHVCEQLVRDILDAAYAYVGDHFASLIASDSFLSLGHDRSRHIPRLESLLLQTAAALTPEQACRSYQRVTRLNTVLQAKLIQMPVNLGELAKELQGLQEEQLDWQPEYIRLVSALVYAVEQCLIRQCSRAMRVTAWQRMDLELRKKIQTMARLTEPLDMKRNGGKPVSKAFSFGGSTRSQDLVQIKLAIQAQSKRAQAQETHVYKATQTNYDVHTTERGVQAQSQTNHDLREGNSKLLKSNSRAYVPQSQSQRSSSQTATERHSLNTHRRTQSEAPPATTQRTAQKAAQPPAAVAEAKVVAATNRSSAPVVRARYLEPRKPRAVSNTNGNSNHTSGPVRSASSTIPATARSKAQAKNLHISSSDSSRNSSPAALRRGQQNGNTRLGNKSSNMSSDSLAKSGSRERYSSDLNVDSLAESMKSSVITNKTISHESLSSSSKLARVQQLNGHGNKSATTAALPPLRGTQRGSTVGNKSTRQLKQQHNAATTGASNGSSPSSVHTTKSATSRLSSVSSTLSTRELFKQRSISVPAGGEVPAKGRHSFLSAKSREILAKRAEKNKLQQQQQQQQQQQNQQQHSSGDERSSQQLRASAGPLRSSSHSAVSSMLQHNLRNSLPSNIPTRRPNTLQLRKTTTTTTNGNVKHSTNGGGIGIMNGHQYTKAAQAVKQKLDLLIDHAQLESSGNGDQRVESKLERSSTFCKDSADLDLDVSELQIVE, via the exons ATGGAcgcagcaacgacagcaacacaAGCATTGGCCACAGTAGCAGCCACACAGATAGCGCCACGCTCATTGGATCAGCAGGAGGAGCCCGTGGTGGGTTCACCTAATCACTCGCATTACTCGAATctcaccaacagcagcaacagtagcagcaacgCCAGCAGCCCTTCGGTGGCCAGCGACACCAGCCACAGctcgtcctcctcctcgtcgGCGCCGCAGTATAGCGAAGATCTGCGACGCCAGCAGCGACAGCGTGTCTCACACTcgggcagcggcagcggttCGGCCAAGACCTGTGAGTTGGATGTGGGCGCGGAGGAACGCGACACCTTCTCGCCAGTGTCCAGTCCCGAGTGCAACGGCGCAGCAGTAGCTGCGCTTGTTACGGCGGGCACAAGTCGAGGGCGCGAGAGGGAACGAGAGCGCGATAATAAGAGCTACGAGTGTAAATTGAAGCCGCCGTCGAAGGAGGAGAAGCAGCGACAGAACGAGGAGATTGTGTGCATGGAAACGTCGACGGTCTCCACAGAGACCGGCTCCTGGGAGTCGGTCTATCCGAATGCGTTGCCTGCGCCATCACAGGCGCCGCTTGAGGGGATTACCGCCAGCTGTTTGCTGCGTGAATTCGAGAAGCGTGGAGCCGAGCAGTTGAGCACATCGGGACACAGTGCTTGCTTCATTGATGCCTCGTCGCTACGCGATGAGGATGAGGTACTCTCTTTTCCCAGTCTCGATGGCCAGCAAGCCAACGAACCAGAGCCACCCGATGATGAGGCAGATGcagatgctgatgatgatgaggctGATGTTAAACCCGAGTCCGAAATGGAACTAGAGCAATTCCACAAAGCGTTTGCCAAGTGCAAGGCGCCGCCACGCAGCAGTCAATCGAACTGCAGCTCCGATGTGGACGATGAACCGCAACCGGATTCAAACAGCGCCACACACAATCTCTCCGACGAGGAGAAGCTGTGGAAGCGTGAGCAACAGTTGCCCGCCAGCGGTGGCGTCACCGATGCCACCGAAGCGAGCAGCGTTTCGCTGCCCGCCGATGCCGATTCCTCAGACTCCTCGTTGAGTGCGCGACGTCGACGAGTGGCGCCCACAGTGCAAGCAACTGCACCGATGGCAGTGCCGTATCACTTTCAGCACAATGCGCAACAGTTTAGCGTGCATCCGTTGGCCAGCAGCCCGAAGTTTGCCTCGCATCATGCGCCCGATCTCAGTTACACCACAGACTACTCCTCGAGCAGTCCGGGACACAGCATTGTCTGGTCATCcgagcagcagccacagtcgCAGCctcgacaacagcagcatacTGCGGCGCCGTTGCCTTCCCTGGCCACCGAGACGCCGCACAATTCGATGGTGCATGTGCTTGATGGGCATCAGGTGGGCAGCAACAATAGCTCCATACATCGGGATTACACGTTGAGCTCATCATTGTCGCATCATCGCGATTCGGGCGCCTATTGCAGCGATGCCACCGATTCGCCGCTGCCTTTGCCGCGAACTCCAAAACGTTGCTCTAAATTCGATGAAGCGAATCCGATTGTTTCGGGTGGTGCTTCCATCGAAGACTTCCGGCAAAAGCATTGCGATAGTCCGAGCTTGAAGCGACGCACCGCTGATTGTCCCATTGTCTCTGGTGGTTTTGTGTCGTTGGACTTTGCGGCCACGAGGCCACAAGACGATgacgaagatgatgatgaggaggcGCAGGAGGATGCTGAGTTGGCGGGCGTGGAGCTGCGCGTCAAGTCGAGCGCACAACAGCTACGCAAACCGTTGCCTGGCATCGCTTCCTGGGTGGTTGACATGAGCGATTGTCGCCCGGAGCGACgcaagagcagcagctctACGTCCAGCTTGGAAGCGGCCACCTCGACGCCGGCCCGGTTCCGAGAGCGCTCCGATTCGAACAGTTCGCACAAGAGCGGCTGCGGTTTCTATGTGTCACTGGATGACATGGACCGAAAGCCAAAGCCGTCACAGACTcagccacagcaaccacaacagtcTCTAAGTAAATCCTATACGGCGCCCAAGGCGGCCAATTTCTTTGTGAATCTCTCGCAGAGCGACTACCAGGCcaaggagcagcaacaacagcagccaccgcCAGAGGCGAAGCCAGAGCAGGCGAATGGTCAGGAGAATGATAAGAAGAACAATATCTTTAGCATGTTTATAGACTTTAGTGAGCCGCCCAAGGCGCGTGCACAAAACGGACGCAAGGAGCCCTTCAACCTAGCTCAGCGTTTGTCCAGCTCGCTGAGTGTAGCGCAGCGACGTGGCGACGATGTGATGAAGTCCAGCGCCAGTTCCACAGAGACGCTAATGGCCAAGAGTGGCtcccagctgcagcagcaactgcaacagttgCCACTGAAAGAGGAAAGCAAATCACTCGATTATCGCTGCAATCTGGAACAGCAACCATTGACTGTGGCTGCTTTGCGTCGCATGCAGGAACCGAGCAAGCGACACAGCtggggcagcaacaacagcagcaaggaTTCAGCGCCAACAAACGATTGCAAGCGTTCGATTAGCTTCAGCACAAATGGCGGCGATCAGTCGGGAGCTGGCTTGATGAGCATCATTGACAAACTGCCCATTATTTCAAAGGCATCTTCCCTGTCGGTGGACAGCTCTCTGTCTCCGTATGACGATTACAGTGGCGCCTCGAATGCGGGCGCCTTGAGTAGCTGCTCCGAtgaggagcaacagcaggcgGCGCGTCTGAAGAAGCGACGTCGCGATGCTCAACTCAATGAGACGTACGACAAAAGCAGCAGCGTTGCATCCGCTTTAACCGAAGGTGTGCTCTCCAAGGACATGTCTCCGGCTTCGAATACGGACACAGACGATCTCACCTTCCAGCAGGATGAGCAGTTGGCATTGCGAGaggtgcaacagcaacaacagttggcGACGACAACGTTACCGCTgcagctgagcagcagcagcaatcgcacCTCGATCATGGAGACGATCATTGAGGCCAAGGAGACGGCTTCGCCCAAGAAGCAGCCGAATACAACAGCCGCAACGAATGGACACACTATGGAGACGTTGCATGCCACGATTGAGAAGCAGAAACAGCTGCTGGAGACGGTCAATGAGCATGCGGAGCAACCGTCGAGCTTTGTTAAGCTGTCGGACATGGATAAACCTGCGGCTAAGCATGAGTTGCAATCACCGGATGCGATGAGCAAAAGTGCCGGCAATAATCAGCGCAGCAATAGCCAACGTTTCTATCGCGATCAGCAGGAGCAGCATCGTGGAGGCGTGGCACGTCCGCATTCCTGGGCAATGACACGTTCCACGGGCGGTGGCAACAACGGAGGCAACAATATTCAACAGTTTGCCAGCTCGGTGGACAATTTGCGCAGCTTGTCGCGTCTGTTTCCCAACTTTAGCAAAGAGTTCTCCAACTCGTTGCCCGGTGACATGACGCTGGACaatggacagcagcagcaacaacagcaattggaTTACATACAAACGGATCTGAGTGCGGACTCTAGTTTAGCTTCCAGTTTCAGTCGCTCTGGCATGGATGAGTCCTCGTTGAGTTGCCGGCAACCGCGACGCCTCGGCGAGGATCTTCTCAAGATGTTTCTGCAGGAGATCGCCACTGATATGCTGGTGGAGGTGCATGGCCGCCGTATTCGTGCTCATAAGTGCATCTTGCGCAGTCGTTGTCAGTATTTCGCTGCCATGCTGGCGGGTCATGGCTCCCAGAGCGTGGTCTCGCTGCAGGGATATTCCTATGCTGCGGTGCACTTTGCCTTGTGCCACATTTACTCGGGTGCCTCGCATCCGCCGGATGGCATTAGTCTGATGGAGTTGGCGGCGTTGGCTGATCTGCTGGGTCTGGAGGGACTGAAGGAGGTGACGTCGCATGCTTTGAAGACCAATTACTGCCACAACTTCCATAAGCCGTGTTCGGGCTGCATCGATGGCATTCTTCAAGTGCTGCCGGTCGCGTTGAATCATGCTCTCGACGATCTCTATCGCAAGTGTTTGCGCTGGACGTGCCGACACTATCTGAAGGTCTGGCCAACGCGACAGTTTGCCCAGCTGCCGCCGGACATTCTGGGCCGTTGTCGCCAACAAATTGTGGCCTATTTG ACTTCCGAATCGGTGCTCGATACGGTGCTCGACTGCGATCATCTGTTGGCACAGCTCTCAGCCTATCGCTGGGGTCATGTGTGTGAGCAGCTGGTGCGCGATATACTCGACGCTGCTTACGCCTATGTGGGCGATCACTTTGCCAGTCTGATTGCCAGCGATTCATTCCTGTCGCTGGGCCACGATCGCAGTCGTCATATACCGCGACTCGAGTCGCTGCTGCTCCAAACGGCAGCTGCGCTCACTCCTGAGCAAGCTTGTCGCAGCTATCAGCGAGTGACACGTTTGAATACAGTGTTGCAAGCGAAGCTCATCCAGATGCCGGTGAATCTAGGCGAACTGGCCAAGGAGTTGCAGGGACTGCAGGAGGAACAGCTCGACTGGCAGCCTGAGTACATAAGGCTTGTCAGCGCTTTGGTCTATGCCGTGGAACAGTGTTTGATCAGGCAGTGTTCGCGTGCTATGCGTGTGACGGCATGGCAACGCATGGATTTGGAGCTGCGCAAGAAGATACAGACTATGGCGCGCCTCACCGAACCACTCGATATGAAACGCAACGGTGGCAAGCCGGTGAGCAAGGCGTTCTCCTTTGGCGGCAGCACACGCAGTCAGGATCTGGTGCAAATCAAGCTGGCCATACAAGCGCAATCGAAGCGCGCCCAGGCGCAGGAGACTCATGTCTACAAGGCGACGCAAACCAACTATGATGTGCACACCACGGAGCGTGGAGTGCAGGCGCAATCGCAGACCAATCACGATCTGCGCGAGGGCAACA GCAAATTGCTGAAGTCCAACTCTCGCGCTTATGTGCCACAGTCGCAATCGCAGCGCTCCAGCTCACAGACGGCCACCGAACGCCACAGCCTCAACACACATCGACGCACGCAATCGGAGGCGCCGCCTGCCACAACGCAAAGGACTGCTCAGAAGGCTGCACAACCACCAGCTGCAGTTGCCGAAGCCAAGGTCGTTGCGGCCACAAATCGCAGCTCGGCGCCTGTTGTGCGTGCTCGCTATTTGGAGCCACGCAAGCCACGTGCCGTTAGCAATacaaatggcaacagcaaccacactTCGGGTCCCGTACGCAGCGCCAGTTCGACGATACCGGCAACAGCACGTAGCAAGGCGCAGGCCAAGAATCTGCACATCTCTTCCAGCGACAGTTCACGCAACTCGAGTCCAGCGGCGCTGCGACGCGGCCAACAGAATGGCAACACACGGCTGGGCAACAAGTCGAGCAACATGTCATCGGATAGTTTGGCCAAGAGCGGCTCACGTGAACGCTACTCTTCCGATCTCAATGTGGACTCGCTGGCTGAGAGCATGAAGAGTTCGGTGATTACGAACAAAACGATCTCACACGAATCGCTGTCCAGCAGCTCCAAGTTGGCGCGTGTGCAGCAGCTCAATGGACACGGCAACAAgtcggcaacaacagcagcattgcCTCCCTTGAGGGGCACACAGCGCGGCTCGACGGTGGGCAACAAGTCGACGCGGCAGCTAAAGCAACAGCACAATGCTGCAACCACAGGCGCTTCGAATGGCTCCAGTCCCAGCTCGGTGCACACTACCAAGTCAGCGACCAGTCGCCTCTCGTCGGTCAGCAGCACGCTCTCTACGCGTGAGCTCTTCAAGCAGCGCTCCATTTCGGTGCCGGCGGGCGGTGAAGTGCCGGCCAAAGGACGTCACAGTTTTCTCTCGGCCAAATCGCGTGAGATACTTGCCAAGCGTGCCGAGAAGAacaagctgcaacagcaacaacaacagcagcagcaacagcaaaatcagcagcaacacagcTCTGGCGATGAGCGAAGTAGCCAACAACTGAGAGCATCTGCTGGTCCGTTGCGCTCCTCATCACATTCCGCCGTTAGCAGCATGCTGCAGCACAATCTGCGCAACAGTCTGCCCTCCAATATACCCACTCGACGTCCCAATACGCTGCAGTTGCGcaaaacaaccacaacaacaactaatgGCAATGTTAAGCACAGCACAAATGGTGGCGGCATTGGCATCATGAACGGTCATCAATACACCAAGGCGGCACAAGCGGTTAAACAGAAACTGGATTTGCTCATTGATCACGCGCAGCTGGAGAGCAGCGGCAATGGTGATCAGCGTGTCGAGTCCAAGCTGGAGCGTTCCAGCACCTTTTGCAAGGATAGCGCTGACTTGGATCTGGATGTCAGCGAGCTGCAAATTGTCGAGTAA
- the LOC117572406 gene encoding TOX high mobility group box family member 4-B isoform X2 produces the protein MKKLLSRRISRLSSLDHVEDASGEEHMDYETSVTATNSSVASTNQAQPQQQQTSLPAPQSLQSQSQLPAKPLAPFALFFRDTMTAIKQQNPACTLEQITAIVHNMWDTMEGAEKAVYERRHEMEKRDYMLKLRDQRLQQLQEVTPQQQPTLEESQTAAGVEQQQETTGTSQTATFAVEDVASTVNAPTTATAVTPQQPEQIQLLNEAAAVQKCTRELCNKPAIINPDWEDEYCSNECVVIHCRNVFNEWARALQYSPP, from the exons ATGAAGAAGTTGCTA TCTCGGCGCATTAGCAGGCTGAGCAGTCTGGATCACGTGGAAGACGCCTCTGGCGAGGAACATATGGACTATGAAACAAGTGTCACCGCCACCAACAGCTCTGTGGCGTCAACAAATCAagcacaaccacaacagcaacagacgTCGCTGCCAGCTCCACAGTCGctacaatcacaatcacagcTGCCAGCTAAACCTCTGGCGCCCTTTGCGCTCTTCTTTCGCGACACAATGACTGCGATTAAGCAACAAAATCCCGCCTGTACACTGGAACAAATCACAGCCATCGTGCATAACATGTGGGACACCATGGAGGGGGCTGAGAAAGCGGTCTATGAGCGACGCCATGAGATGGAGAAACGCGATTACATGTTGAAGTTACGGGATCAACGCCTACAACAGTTGCAGGAAGTTacgccacaacagcaaccgaCACTTGAAGAGTCTCAAACCGCTGCCGGTGtagaacagcagcaggaaaCGACGGGCACAAGTCAAACAGCAACATTTGCAGTAGAAGATGTTGCGTCAACCGTAAACGCGCCAACAACGGCGACTGCTGTGACGCCTCAGCAACCAGAACAGATACAGCTGCTGAATGAAGCGGCAGCTGTGCAGAAATGTACGCGTGAGTTGTGCAATAAGCCAGCAATAATAAATCCGGATTGGGAGGACGAGTATTGCAGTAATGAATGCGTTGTTATACATTGTCGTAATGTGTTTAACGAATGGGCGCGCGCGTTACAGTATTCGCCACCGTAG
- the LOC117572406 gene encoding TOX high mobility group box family member 4-B isoform X1 gives MNQFHTPSFGDEVFEMNDTPMEQTPNPNSSRRISRLSSLDHVEDASGEEHMDYETSVTATNSSVASTNQAQPQQQQTSLPAPQSLQSQSQLPAKPLAPFALFFRDTMTAIKQQNPACTLEQITAIVHNMWDTMEGAEKAVYERRHEMEKRDYMLKLRDQRLQQLQEVTPQQQPTLEESQTAAGVEQQQETTGTSQTATFAVEDVASTVNAPTTATAVTPQQPEQIQLLNEAAAVQKCTRELCNKPAIINPDWEDEYCSNECVVIHCRNVFNEWARALQYSPP, from the exons ATGAATCAATTTCACACGCCCTCATTCGGTGATGAAGTGTTCGAGATGAATGACACGCCAATGGAGCAAACGCCTAATCCGAATTCT TCTCGGCGCATTAGCAGGCTGAGCAGTCTGGATCACGTGGAAGACGCCTCTGGCGAGGAACATATGGACTATGAAACAAGTGTCACCGCCACCAACAGCTCTGTGGCGTCAACAAATCAagcacaaccacaacagcaacagacgTCGCTGCCAGCTCCACAGTCGctacaatcacaatcacagcTGCCAGCTAAACCTCTGGCGCCCTTTGCGCTCTTCTTTCGCGACACAATGACTGCGATTAAGCAACAAAATCCCGCCTGTACACTGGAACAAATCACAGCCATCGTGCATAACATGTGGGACACCATGGAGGGGGCTGAGAAAGCGGTCTATGAGCGACGCCATGAGATGGAGAAACGCGATTACATGTTGAAGTTACGGGATCAACGCCTACAACAGTTGCAGGAAGTTacgccacaacagcaaccgaCACTTGAAGAGTCTCAAACCGCTGCCGGTGtagaacagcagcaggaaaCGACGGGCACAAGTCAAACAGCAACATTTGCAGTAGAAGATGTTGCGTCAACCGTAAACGCGCCAACAACGGCGACTGCTGTGACGCCTCAGCAACCAGAACAGATACAGCTGCTGAATGAAGCGGCAGCTGTGCAGAAATGTACGCGTGAGTTGTGCAATAAGCCAGCAATAATAAATCCGGATTGGGAGGACGAGTATTGCAGTAATGAATGCGTTGTTATACATTGTCGTAATGTGTTTAACGAATGGGCGCGCGCGTTACAGTATTCGCCACCGTAG